Genomic DNA from Thermosipho ferrireducens:
TTTTAAAGAGAGCAGGTTTTGATGAAGTTTCAAATTTAGATATATCTGATAGTGTATTTTATTCAGACATAAACGGCAGAGTTTACAAATTTGGAGATAGAAACATTGAGATTTTTCAAACAGAAAATGAAGTAACACTTTTAAAATCAGTCAAAGGTAAATTGATAGTAGGGACTTATAAATATCTTTTCATTATTAACGAAGAAAGTAGTGAAATAGAAAATTATTTTGAAAGTGAAGGTAGCTGGTTTAATTCTTTTTATTACAATGGAAAATATTTTTTCTTTGGGACAACAGCTGGAGAAATCTTCGTATTGTCTGAAAACTTTGATCTGATATGGACTGAAAAAATTTCGAACTCTTTAATTGTGGGTTTTACGGGATATAACGAGTTGTTTGTAATAACTTTTGAGGGAAAAATATTTGAAATGAATTTTTCGCAAAGATTATTTAAAATAACAAAATCATTTGATGAAAATGTTTTATGTGAAACCTTTTTTGATGGAAAAATTGTTTTAGGTACTAAAAGAGGATTTTATATTTTGGAAAATGAAACATATAAGTTTATAAAAACAGAAGCTATGGTGGTTGCGCTGTCACATGGAGACAAAAAACTTTTTGTGGGACTTGCCAATGGAACAGTGGGTGTTTACGATATAAATTATAATCTTTCTCAAATTTTACGTGAAGGAGAAAATAAAATACTTGCTGTTGATGTGTCATCAAAGGGAGAATACGTTGTAACTGGTGGAGCTGACAACAAGGTTAAGCTATGGAGAATAGAAGGAAACAAGTTTAAACTTGAAAAAACCATGGCAGGTCATGATGACTGGGTTCGTTCGGTTATATTTGTAAAAGATAAATATATAGTTTCTGGCTCTGCTGATAACACTATAAAAATCTGGGATAAAAATTCTGGTAGATTGGTAAAGACTTTGTCAGAACATAATGGCTATGTCTGGGCTCTGGCGCACAAAAACGGTATTCTTTACAGCGGAGGCTGGGATAACAAAATTATAGCTCGAAACTTTGAGAGTGGTCAGATCTTATTTGAGGTTAAAACGAATTCAGCTGTTACTGATATAGTAATCTGGAAAAACTTTCTTTTTGCTTCAGAAGTGAATGGCGATATTGCGCGCGTAAATATAACAACAGGTGAAGTATCAGTATCAAACGTCTCTTCAAGTACTATATGGGATATAGATATTTACAAAAATTTCATCGTTTTTGGTGATGAAAAGGGTAAAGTGTTTGTTTATAGTGTGAACGACTTTAAAAGGATACTTGTCATAAACGCTCATAAGGCAACTGTATTTACAGTTAAAATATTTCAAAATGGGATAATCACAGCAAGTGTGGACAACACGTTAAAAATTTTCAATTTTGAAGGGAAGTTGATAAAAACATACAAAAGATTCACCCAGGCAGTATTATCTATAGCGGTTGATCCGGAAAGAAATGCTATAATAACAAGTGGTGGACTTACTCCTACACTTTTCCAGCTTCCCTGAAACTTTCAACATTTTCCTTTTTTCCAAGTACCATAAGTTTGTCATCAGGATGAATGGTAGTTTTGCCTGTTGGGGCAAATAATATATCTTCTGATCTTTGAATAGCTACTACCATCACATTATATTTTCTTGCAAGCTCCAATTCTGCCAGTGTTTTATTCACATATGGGCTGTTTGAAGGAATTAAAACTTCTTCGATTCTGTATGATTCATTTCCAAAAGCAACTATATCTAAGAAGTTTACTGTCTCTGGTCTTGTCGTAAGTCTTGCCATACGTGTTCCCGCTATTTCTGCGGCTGCAACAACTGTAGTGGCACCTGCATATATGAGTTTCCTTATAGAGGAAACATCAGATACTTTTGAAACAATAGTCATAGTCGCATTTAATGTTCGAGCGCTTAGGACAACAAATACATTCACAGAATCTTCAGGGAGGGTTGTTATTAAAGCTTTAGCTCGTTCTATTCCAGCAGATATCAGAATATCCTCCTCTGTTGCATCACCTATAACGTATGGAATTTCAACTTTGTATATTTCTGTCAACCTTTTTAAAAGTTCTTCGTTGGTATCGATTACTACAAATTTTTCTCTTTCTTTTAAAAGTTCTGAAATTACGTATTGGCCTGTTTTTCCAGCACCTACCACAATGATATGATCAGTCAATTTCTCAAGCATTTTTTTCATCTTCCTCCTTGCCATATAATCACGCAACTGTCCCTCAACAACAATCGCTGTTATGGAAGACACACCGTAGAGTACGACACTTATACCACCAAATATCAGAAAAGAAGTGAATATCCTTCCAAATTGTGAAAGATTTTGTGGCATTTCATAACCTACAGTTGAAATTGTGATTGCAGTGAAAAAAAACGCCTCCAGGAACGTCAATCCTTCAAAATAGTAATAATAAAACGTTCCTGAAAGCAATATTATAGAAACGATTATTAGAATTATTGTTATATGCCTTATAATAATATGTCCAACTTCTTCTTTGTTCATTTTCATTCATTCCCGGGCATGTAAGGTATCACACACAAAAATTTTGCAGGTTCTTTTCCAGCATTTACAAATTGGTGTTCTTCATTTGAAGGTACAAATATAAAATTTCCTTTTTCTGCTTTATAGCTTTTCTGGTTGGTAACTGCTTCTATTGTACCTTCTAAAACAAAAATTTCGTGTTCCCAATCATGTGAATGATAGGGGGTTTTTGCACCAGGTTTTAGAGTAAACAGTCTCATAACAAAGTTTTGTGCCCCAACATTAGAACCCATTAATACACGTTTTTCTATATTACCATTATCGATGATGATAGGTTCGATGTTTTCTGGTTTTGAAACTATCACCATTTCTCCTCCTTTCAATTACAACATACCTGTAGGGTTCAATCCCGACAGAATATGAAACAACATGAGGATGATTTTTCAAAAATTCATGTACAAGTTTTCTTTCAAACGAAAACATAGGATCCAGAGCAACCTTTCCTTCCCTTTCAACACGTTTCAATGCGTTTTCCACTATATTTTTAATCAGTTCTTTTCTTCTTTCTCTATAATCTCCTGCGTCTATTATAATAGTAACTTTCGTGTCAGATAATCTATTGAGAAAGATAGTGGCAATATGTTGCAAAGCTCCAAGTCCTTTTCCG
This window encodes:
- a CDS encoding WD40 repeat domain-containing protein → MKKLCVIFFLFLIISNFYASFSFNFAGHSGAIWDIKIYNGEVFTAGADGAVNIWKFGSDILLRTIYSNSSWTRAVEITNDYIITGGYKPDNSVKIFSKKEGKLVNTFSDHKGSIFTLATDGLLLASGGSDNTVVIRNLSTNGIVAKYHAHSRWVRDLKFYKNYLISGGDDGKIIFFDLNTLKIDKVIELSEKVIKILTVSDVVYAVTAKGFVYEISPRLKKVYFQENITAAFINSSNRLIYLGDNTGMLYILSTDFRLLERLKILRASITSISGFKEIIYVGGSDGKIKMYNLKTNGINSLLTGTFQIKRMFYKENLLYVVMSSGKLIVYNVLNGLILKRAGFDEVSNLDISDSVFYSDINGRVYKFGDRNIEIFQTENEVTLLKSVKGKLIVGTYKYLFIINEESSEIENYFESEGSWFNSFYYNGKYFFFGTTAGEIFVLSENFDLIWTEKISNSLIVGFTGYNELFVITFEGKIFEMNFSQRLFKITKSFDENVLCETFFDGKIVLGTKRGFYILENETYKFIKTEAMVVALSHGDKKLFVGLANGTVGVYDINYNLSQILREGENKILAVDVSSKGEYVVTGGADNKVKLWRIEGNKFKLEKTMAGHDDWVRSVIFVKDKYIVSGSADNTIKIWDKNSGRLVKTLSEHNGYVWALAHKNGILYSGGWDNKIIARNFESGQILFEVKTNSAVTDIVIWKNFLFASEVNGDIARVNITTGEVSVSNVSSSTIWDIDIYKNFIVFGDEKGKVFVYSVNDFKRILVINAHKATVFTVKIFQNGIITASVDNTLKIFNFEGKLIKTYKRFTQAVLSIAVDPERNAIITSGGLTPTLFQLP
- a CDS encoding potassium channel family protein, with amino-acid sequence MNKEEVGHIIIRHITIILIIVSIILLSGTFYYYYFEGLTFLEAFFFTAITISTVGYEMPQNLSQFGRIFTSFLIFGGISVVLYGVSSITAIVVEGQLRDYMARRKMKKMLEKLTDHIIVVGAGKTGQYVISELLKEREKFVVIDTNEELLKRLTEIYKVEIPYVIGDATEEDILISAGIERAKALITTLPEDSVNVFVVLSARTLNATMTIVSKVSDVSSIRKLIYAGATTVVAAAEIAGTRMARLTTRPETVNFLDIVAFGNESYRIEEVLIPSNSPYVNKTLAELELARKYNVMVVAIQRSEDILFAPTGKTTIHPDDKLMVLGKKENVESFREAGKV
- a CDS encoding cupin domain-containing protein, with amino-acid sequence MIVSKPENIEPIIIDNGNIEKRVLMGSNVGAQNFVMRLFTLKPGAKTPYHSHDWEHEIFVLEGTIEAVTNQKSYKAEKGNFIFVPSNEEHQFVNAGKEPAKFLCVIPYMPGNE
- the jag gene encoding RNA-binding cell elongation regulator Jag/EloR, whose product is MKKLTITGKSVEEIITLFEESYGIKNGEYDFEIIDKGSAGFLGMFSRDAVVEITIKKEYYERRLEEFLTNICKYFDKHIFVSVYAKNAKTFLAKIEGDGIGKIIGKHGKGLGALQHIATIFLNRLSDTKVTIIIDAGDYRERRKELIKNIVENALKRVEREGKVALDPMFSFERKLVHEFLKNHPHVVSYSVGIEPYRYVVIERRRNGDSFKTRKHRTYHHR